From Aegilops tauschii subsp. strangulata cultivar AL8/78 chromosome 5, Aet v6.0, whole genome shotgun sequence:
GTGTCCGCTTCACAAATCTGCTTGATAGATCCGGGCCTCTCCAGATCGACCATAACCTCGCCTTCCTGAAGGAATCGCCCGGGATTGGGACTCTCGACTTCTCCGATTCCTGTAACGGGCTCCTCCTCTTCGAGCACAAACTGAAGGCATGGCCATATGACCTATTGGGCTATGTAGTGTGCAACCCCACCACGAAGCAATGGGCGGAGGTGCCAAGAGACGGCCCTCCGCTTCCGTTGTATCTTCGGCACCCCAAAAGATACAACTATTTGGTTTTTGATCCGTCCGTCTCCTCTCACTTCCACCTGGTCCAGTTCACGTGGGAGTTTGTGCGCTTGGTGAAGTTTGAGGAGGAGTTAGTGGTTGgtcatgatgatgatgatgaggaggaggaggagggcgatgaggaggaggagttgtCCCGGACGTCAGTGCACGTCTACTCCTCTGAGACTGGCAAGTGGACTCACACGCAAAGTGACTGGAGTCAAATCCAAAGTGGCTGGAACAAGCATGATTTGGAAGGATGGCGTCTTCAGGGCTTAATACCTGAGAGCTTCTGCTGTGCTGTTCTCAACAGCATGCTGCATTTCATAATTTCGGATGAAGGTCAGATTGCTGCTGTTGACATGCAAGGTGTGACAAGAAAGATCATCCCAGTGCCGACGATGGCCGAGAGGCTCCACTGGCTGGAGCCTGGTTATGTTGCCCAATCCCAAGGGCGCCTGCACTACATCAGTCAAGCAGTTGATGGTCGACTGTCCATCTGGGTTCTGGAGGGCTATGATACACAAGAATGGGTCTTGAAGCATAGTGTGAGCTTTACGGAGCTGTTTAGAGAAAAGAGACGCACAGGCGACACAAAAGACTACAGTGTGGTTGCCATGCATCCAGATGGAAATGTGGTTTTCATTGTTCAAGATTGGAACCGAAAGCTGATATCATATCACATGGACAATAAGCTAGTGAGTATTATGGGGACATTAAAAAATGATGCTTCAGATGTGCATGTTGTACCTTATGTTCCCTGTTTCTCCGAGTCACCGGCACTTGAAAACAAGCACTGAATGTGCTGCGTCCATCTAGCAGAAGGTAGCAACTTGGTTAGATCTAGTAGAATTAAGTGATATATTATGCCCATGGTTGGACTTGGATGTATCCTTCTCATTCTTTT
This genomic window contains:
- the LOC109750287 gene encoding F-box protein At5g49610; this encodes MDCPKRSASAVLPEDSLVEILARVPARSVYRSKCVAKAWRDLIEDPLLRKKLPQTLQGFFFIDKETHRQRVRFTNLLDRSGPLQIDHNLAFLKESPGIGTLDFSDSCNGLLLFEHKLKAWPYDLLGYVVCNPTTKQWAEVPRDGPPLPLYLRHPKRYNYLVFDPSVSSHFHLVQFTWEFVRLVKFEEELVVGHDDDDEEEEEGDEEEELSRTSVHVYSSETGKWTHTQSDWSQIQSGWNKHDLEGWRLQGLIPESFCCAVLNSMLHFIISDEGQIAAVDMQGVTRKIIPVPTMAERLHWLEPGYVAQSQGRLHYISQAVDGRLSIWVLEGYDTQEWVLKHSVSFTELFREKRRTGDTKDYSVVAMHPDGNVVFIVQDWNRKLISYHMDNKLVSIMGTLKNDASDVHVVPYVPCFSESPALENKH